From a single Balneolales bacterium ANBcel1 genomic region:
- a CDS encoding nucleoside transporter C-terminal domain-containing protein gives MDFTDLLRGIIGMAFLIALATLFSRNRRNINWRLVGTGVSIQVVLGIFILKGEQMAEWFSPLGWPKELFRFISSFFVLILDFTTEGAQFIFGDLALSPGMDGSMGHFFAFQVLPTIVFFASITTILYHYGILQAIVKGMASVMRKLLGTSGAETLSVTANIFIGQTESPLLIKPYIEKMTRSELLTVMTGGMATIAGGIMAAYIQMLGDAYAVANEVTLTVGRQLFAEQLLGASIMAAPAAIVIAKIFYPEDDTPATMGDVNISVEKTDANGIDAASSGAAEGLRLALNVGGMLLAFIALLAMINSMFMWFGDTVGLERFFPGFTLTMQSLLGIIFAPLMFILGVPWADAVTAGSMLGTKIVLTEFIAYSDLSEFIRMESLDPKTIAMATFALCGFANFASIAIQIGGIGGLAPSRKSELAEFGIRAVAAGTMANLMSATIAGILY, from the coding sequence ATGGATTTTACCGACTTACTCCGAGGCATCATCGGCATGGCCTTTCTCATCGCCCTTGCCACTTTGTTCAGCAGAAACCGACGAAACATCAACTGGCGGCTGGTCGGAACAGGGGTTTCCATCCAGGTAGTCCTGGGGATCTTCATCCTGAAAGGAGAACAGATGGCAGAGTGGTTCTCGCCGCTGGGTTGGCCCAAGGAGCTGTTTCGATTCATCTCCTCTTTTTTCGTTCTGATACTCGATTTCACCACGGAAGGAGCCCAGTTCATCTTCGGTGATCTTGCACTGAGTCCCGGCATGGACGGCAGCATGGGCCATTTTTTTGCGTTCCAGGTGCTGCCTACCATCGTCTTTTTCGCCTCCATCACCACCATTCTCTACCATTACGGAATTCTTCAGGCGATCGTCAAGGGGATGGCCTCCGTAATGAGAAAGCTGCTTGGAACCTCGGGGGCCGAGACTCTGAGCGTCACCGCCAATATTTTTATCGGCCAGACAGAGTCGCCCCTGCTCATCAAACCCTACATTGAAAAAATGACCCGCTCGGAGCTGTTGACGGTCATGACGGGCGGGATGGCCACAATCGCCGGTGGCATCATGGCTGCCTATATCCAGATGCTCGGGGATGCGTACGCCGTTGCCAACGAAGTCACCCTCACCGTCGGACGCCAGCTTTTCGCCGAGCAGCTGCTGGGTGCCAGTATCATGGCGGCTCCCGCAGCCATTGTGATCGCCAAAATCTTCTATCCGGAAGATGATACCCCGGCGACCATGGGGGATGTCAATATCAGTGTTGAAAAAACCGATGCCAACGGCATCGACGCGGCATCGTCGGGTGCCGCCGAGGGACTTCGTCTGGCGCTGAATGTTGGTGGAATGCTGCTCGCTTTCATCGCGCTGCTGGCTATGATCAACTCCATGTTCATGTGGTTCGGGGATACGGTTGGCCTCGAACGATTCTTTCCCGGGTTCACTCTGACCATGCAGTCGCTGCTCGGCATTATCTTCGCGCCGCTCATGTTCATTCTGGGGGTTCCCTGGGCCGACGCGGTAACCGCCGGATCCATGCTGGGAACCAAGATTGTCCTGACCGAGTTCATCGCTTATTCCGACCTCTCGGAGTTCATACGAATGGAGTCCCTGGATCCGAAAACCATCGCCATGGCCACATTTGCCCTTTGCGGTTTTGCCAATTTCGCCTCCATTGCCATCCAGATCGGGGGGATCGGCGGGCTCGCGCCGTCAAGAAAATCAGAGCTGGCCGAGTTTGGAATCCGGGCCGTCGCTGCCGGTACCATGGCCAACCTGATGTCCGCCACCATCGCGGGCATTCTTTACTGA
- a CDS encoding peptidyl-prolyl cis-trans isomerase: MTDSLRFILILAIALFLASCEHHVRDAHDVLLAEVGNEVLTLGDIRNNVSPELFAQDSISAIQEYRNNWIRRQLKIREARRLGLHEQEAVEQRIRRAQETILVDAYNEAVFLDLKDSPVTRSEAQTYYESNKEKFVLAERHVRFRHMMTNTLNEAQNARNALQRGQSWRNVTETYSVNPRQTYRHSTRFFAISDAARGYEPLNNFLQVIGVTEISPIRRIGDHFHFVQLMETRDAGEHPEMEWVINQITEWLEIDRKRKQLRALEENLFLQAQANNEIVIYDIRTPNREIDIVTDSL, translated from the coding sequence ATGACTGACTCTCTCCGTTTTATTCTGATACTGGCCATAGCATTGTTCCTGGCCTCCTGCGAACATCATGTGCGCGATGCACATGATGTGTTGCTGGCCGAGGTAGGCAATGAGGTGCTCACGTTGGGTGACATTCGGAACAACGTCTCGCCCGAACTTTTTGCACAGGACAGTATCAGTGCAATTCAGGAGTATCGGAACAACTGGATCCGCCGACAGCTGAAAATTCGCGAAGCCCGGCGCCTGGGACTGCATGAACAAGAAGCCGTCGAACAGCGAATTCGCCGGGCGCAGGAAACCATTCTTGTCGACGCCTACAATGAAGCGGTATTTCTCGACCTGAAAGACAGTCCCGTAACACGTTCCGAAGCCCAGACCTACTACGAAAGCAACAAGGAAAAATTTGTACTTGCGGAGCGGCACGTTCGTTTCAGACATATGATGACGAACACCCTCAACGAAGCCCAGAATGCCAGGAATGCCCTGCAGCGCGGACAGAGCTGGAGAAATGTAACCGAGACGTACTCGGTCAATCCCCGGCAGACATACCGGCATTCCACCCGGTTTTTCGCGATCTCTGATGCTGCCCGGGGTTACGAGCCGCTCAACAACTTTCTGCAGGTCATTGGCGTCACCGAGATATCCCCCATCAGACGCATCGGTGATCATTTCCATTTTGTTCAGCTGATGGAGACCCGTGACGCGGGCGAACACCCCGAGATGGAGTGGGTCATCAACCAGATAACCGAGTGGCTGGAGATTGATCGAAAACGCAAACAGTTGCGGGCATTGGAAGAGAACCTGTTTCTTCAGGCACAGGCCAACAACGAAATCGTCATCTACGACATTCGGACTCCGAACCGGGAGATTGACATTGT
- a CDS encoding peptidylprolyl isomerase — MFRIIGMGVIATLLLTTGCTLFESSRSTSDEKTVVGKIGGQPVTLDELTAQYNKSSAMMGDAEDADGLREFLPLYMDYRLKLAVAEDAGYMEDPEILAELEQYERQSAYPYWLERHIRDRLLDELYERSKELVHAQHILISIPENAAPADTAWAYEKLMEVREQFLDGEAEFMDLSNEHSSRQRGQSMGGDLGYFSAGWAVKPFEDAVYSLKPGEVSMPVRSSFGYHLIYLLDRRETGPDKHFSHIYFMTRRTGQPVDSIMARAEIAHEELEQGDAWSFVVERHTEDEQSRLADGNIGWVEYGRYDHAFTDTIMQLENPGDYTRPFVSRYGIHIVRLDSIRQPSEAEHRSELAERLKQLPRYRENEQAVLDNAAEIGNARFHTQNLNALEDYLRSNEFENLNELSIPDSLLNKPVFSFHTVTKDGAAFVEWLAESSGAGNNPDYHHRQAQRFRDHVIDDQLLSLTREHFSEFKELSKDYHTGLAVFRVNEDSIWTYARQDTARLRQIFEEQPDEYHYDRRYRYVRLSARADSTLDMVRERIVAGEPLDSIRNDFANVVIRRDIAASLENEPYSRLQGLSEGEFSEYFDHQRRRTVMYLAEELEARPMTFDEAYNRLVTEYQPIREREWLEAMRAKYRMEYYPEALKAGRNGNHD, encoded by the coding sequence ATGTTTCGAATTATTGGTATGGGCGTCATTGCGACGCTGCTCCTCACAACCGGGTGCACCCTGTTTGAATCCTCCAGAAGCACATCAGATGAAAAAACGGTTGTCGGAAAGATCGGTGGACAACCCGTCACTCTGGATGAATTGACCGCCCAGTACAATAAATCAAGCGCGATGATGGGCGATGCTGAAGATGCCGACGGCTTGAGGGAGTTTTTGCCGCTGTACATGGACTACCGGCTGAAACTGGCCGTTGCCGAAGACGCCGGTTACATGGAAGATCCGGAAATCCTTGCGGAACTGGAGCAGTATGAGCGTCAATCGGCCTACCCTTACTGGCTTGAGCGGCATATTAGAGACCGATTGCTCGATGAGCTCTACGAGCGGTCGAAGGAGCTGGTGCATGCACAGCACATACTCATATCCATTCCGGAAAACGCAGCGCCGGCCGACACCGCCTGGGCGTACGAAAAACTGATGGAGGTTCGTGAGCAGTTTCTTGACGGTGAAGCGGAATTCATGGACCTTTCCAACGAGCACTCGAGCCGCCAACGCGGCCAGAGCATGGGAGGCGACCTTGGATATTTCAGCGCGGGATGGGCTGTCAAGCCCTTTGAGGATGCCGTCTATTCGCTGAAACCCGGCGAAGTGAGCATGCCGGTACGCAGCTCTTTCGGCTATCACCTCATTTATCTGCTCGACCGAAGGGAAACTGGTCCGGATAAACATTTTTCCCATATTTATTTCATGACCCGCAGAACCGGGCAACCGGTCGACTCGATTATGGCAAGAGCCGAAATAGCCCACGAAGAGCTGGAGCAGGGCGATGCCTGGAGCTTTGTGGTTGAGCGCCATACCGAAGACGAGCAATCCCGCCTTGCCGATGGAAACATCGGATGGGTTGAGTACGGAAGGTATGATCACGCGTTCACCGACACGATCATGCAACTTGAAAACCCCGGTGACTATACCCGGCCCTTTGTCAGCCGTTACGGCATTCACATTGTCCGCCTGGATTCGATCAGGCAGCCCTCGGAAGCAGAGCACCGCAGTGAACTGGCCGAGAGGCTCAAACAGCTCCCCCGTTACCGGGAAAACGAGCAGGCCGTACTCGACAATGCCGCGGAAATCGGTAACGCCCGGTTCCATACTCAAAATCTGAATGCGCTCGAAGACTACCTCCGCTCCAATGAGTTCGAGAATCTGAACGAACTTTCGATCCCGGACTCCCTGCTTAACAAACCGGTGTTCTCTTTCCATACGGTCACCAAGGACGGAGCCGCATTCGTGGAATGGCTTGCCGAGAGCTCAGGTGCGGGAAATAACCCGGACTACCACCACCGCCAGGCACAACGCTTCCGCGACCATGTCATTGACGATCAGCTCCTTTCACTTACACGGGAACACTTTTCCGAATTCAAGGAACTCAGCAAGGACTACCACACCGGCCTTGCCGTGTTTCGGGTCAATGAAGACTCCATATGGACCTACGCGCGTCAGGATACCGCCAGGCTTCGCCAGATCTTTGAAGAGCAACCTGACGAATACCACTATGACCGGCGTTATCGCTACGTGAGACTGTCGGCCAGAGCGGACAGTACCCTGGACATGGTCCGGGAAAGAATTGTGGCCGGAGAACCCCTGGACAGCATCCGCAATGACTTCGCGAATGTGGTCATTCGCAGGGATATTGCCGCCAGCCTCGAGAACGAACCCTATTCCCGTCTGCAGGGGCTGAGTGAGGGCGAGTTTTCCGAATATTTCGACCATCAGCGCCGCCGTACGGTCATGTACCTTGCGGAAGAGCTGGAAGCCCGCCCCATGACGTTTGATGAAGCCTACAACAGGCTGGTCACGGAATACCAGCCGATTCGCGAAAGAGAGTGGCTGGAAGCGATGCGGGCCAAATACCGGATGGAGTATTACCCGGAAGCACTGAAAGCCGGACGAAACGGTAACCATGACTGA
- a CDS encoding thymidine kinase has product MLSEPTILSKKIGWIEVICGGMFSGKTEELIRRARRAQFAGQHVVIVKPEIDKRYDDVNVVSHNATRLPGIVSATADQIVLMTGNAEVVCIDEAQFFDSRLVDVANTLANNGKRVIIAGLDMDFEGKPFDPMPDLLAVAEYVTKLHAICAESGMPANYSQRVVESSQRILVGEAEAYEPRARHCFRPPVDAPKRKKTIAFNQAGGSKGASGETAEKDDSPAQTTSGRD; this is encoded by the coding sequence ATGCTCAGCGAACCTACGATTCTCTCAAAAAAAATCGGCTGGATTGAAGTCATATGCGGAGGCATGTTCAGTGGCAAAACCGAGGAGTTGATACGGAGGGCGCGCAGAGCCCAGTTCGCGGGTCAGCATGTGGTTATTGTGAAGCCGGAAATAGACAAGCGCTATGACGATGTGAACGTGGTTTCGCACAATGCGACCAGACTGCCGGGCATTGTATCGGCGACGGCCGATCAGATCGTGCTTATGACCGGCAACGCAGAGGTGGTCTGCATAGACGAAGCGCAGTTTTTCGACAGCCGCTTGGTGGATGTGGCCAATACGCTGGCCAATAACGGAAAGCGGGTCATTATCGCCGGGCTGGATATGGACTTCGAGGGCAAACCTTTCGACCCCATGCCCGACCTGCTGGCCGTCGCCGAATATGTGACCAAACTCCATGCTATCTGCGCCGAAAGCGGCATGCCTGCCAACTACTCCCAGCGGGTAGTAGAAAGCAGCCAGAGGATACTGGTCGGCGAAGCCGAAGCGTACGAACCGCGGGCGCGCCACTGCTTCCGGCCGCCGGTCGACGCTCCGAAACGCAAGAAGACGATCGCCTTCAACCAGGCCGGAGGTTCCAAAGGAGCTTCCGGAGAGACCGCCGAAAAAGATGACAGCCCCGCCCAAACAACCTCCGGCCGGGATTAA